The Drosophila biarmipes strain raj3 chromosome X, RU_DBia_V1.1, whole genome shotgun sequence genome includes the window GGCGCGGAGATGGTGCTCTCGCCGCCCATCAAGAACCGCCTGAACATCCGGGTGGAGCAGTGCTGCGACCTGATAGCCGCCGGATTGGGCCTGGTCCTGGAGGACGACGTGACCCAGCGGTTCGTGGCCGCCCTCTCGCCGGCCGGCGAGTGGAATCTCCTGACCAGGAATCTCCGCCAGCGGAAGCGCTACCTCAACTGGCGTCTGCGGATCGTCTGGCTGCTGGGCTGGCTGACCCGCTACGGCATCCTGCTGCCCCTGAGGACATCGGCCTGCTGGCTGTGCCTGTTCATGATAAGCGCCATCACGGTGCTGCTGAGCCACCTCCCCGATTGGCACTTCAAGAGGCAGCTGGTGGAGCTGGTCCTGCGGCAGTGCTTCAGGATCACCGCCAGCTGCCTGCCGATGATCCGGCGGTTTCACAACACCGAACACCGACCCACCAAGGGCATCTGCGTGTGCAACCACACGAGTCCCCTGGACGTCCTGGTCCTCATGTGCGATGCCAACTACTCGCTGACCGGCCAGGTGCACACCGGCATCCTGGGAATCCTGCAGCGAGCCCTCTCGCGGGTCTCCCACCACATGTGGTTCGACCGCAAGGAGCTGGCCGACCGCGAGGCCCTGGGCCTCGTCCTCCGGCTGCACTGCTCCTCCAAGGGCCGCCCGCCCGTCCTGCTCTTCCCCGAGGGCACCTGCATCAACAACACCGCCGTGATGCAGTTCAAGAAGGGCAGCTTCGCCGTCAGCGACGTCGTCCACCCGGTGGCCATCCGCTACGACCGCCGCTTCGGTGAGGCCTTCTGGGACAGCACGCGCCACTCGATGCTCCGCTACATGATGATGGTGGTCAGCTCCTGGTGCATCTGCTGCGATGTCTGGTACATGGCGCCCCTCACCCGGCGCGTCGACGAGTCGCCCGTGGAGTTCTCGAACCGCGTGAAGGCCGCCATCGCCGCGCAGGCGAACATCGACGATCTGCCGTGGGATGGCAACCTCAAGCGCTGGAGTCCGGTGAGGGACTGGCAGTAGTACATCCAGCACCTGGGATCCCTGGTCCCGAATGGCTGATCCCAATCACCCGTCCCGTGAGAAATTCCTGGCAATCACTAACCAATTTATCAACAGACACCTGAGTATATTGCGTATTCGTTTTATAATGATCTATTACCAAGAAAGCAAAACAGtaaacaaatcaataaaagggGGCAACAAAAAGAAGAGCTTTATAAATTATGGAGTAAGCTTCGCTGATGACGCGAATTCTTGAGCAGCCATGGAGGAgttcttttacttttgttaAGAACGCGAATTCCTGAGAAACTTCTCTTAGTCTTCCCATTCGCGAATTCTTGAGCAGCCATGTTTAAGCGAGCTGTAGCAATGAGATTCTTTGGGACCAGGTGACCGTACAGATTTGGTAGATATATGGTAATAACATAGGACTTAGTTAAGCTCCGAAAAACGGTTGCTTACTGTCGCTTCTTTCGAGGACGTTGATTctctaaatatataatttgctACCTCTCATGACAGATGATTCTAGTCGCCGTTCCCGGGACTCTATCGGTGACCTTAGGTGTATCGGGGACCTACCGTTTGGGCTGGACAATCTTTCGCTCTCCGTGGCGAATCGAGGCGTTGGGGCCGTACCGCCCGAGGAGGGCGCTCTGCGACTGGGAGACGCCgccggcggcggaggcggaggccgCGGTGATCGCCGCGAGGCCGCTGCGCAACGAGGTGCAGGTGGCTAGATCCCGGGGATGGGCCAGCCCGTAGGCGCCGAAGGCCGACTGCGAGTGGACCGCATAGTCGAGGCCGGGCAGCTCCAAGGAGGCGATCGGGTGGATGCGGGTCAGCGAAAGCGTGCTCTCGAGCACGGTGCTCAGGAGCGGGGCGCTGCGCAGGGATCTCAGGCTGCCGCGGCGCGTGAGCGTGTCCGGCTTATACATCCGTGGTTGGGGGCCCCGCGCCCCCCGCCCGTCTAATTGCTTgtcacctcctcctcctgacCGGCTTCTAATTGCCGTAAACGGTCGGTTAGTCCGTCGTGCGGGTCATTCGCAGCAGTCGCTTTATGAGCAATTACGCTGTTTATTGTGCAAAACGCGCGGGTCACGCAACTATTGCTCCTCGGACTTCTTGCTTCCTGGCTCGCTTGTTAACTTGCTTTCCTGCTTCGCCTTCTTGCTTTTTTATCAGCTTGTTAACCTGCTTTTTTGCTCAGCGGCTTTGCTTTCTAGATTTTGTCACTCCCGCTGCTGCATTAACTTTCTTAAACTGTTATCACTTTCTTTCCTCTTACGCTTTTTTAAAGTTTCACATGCTTTTGGATACCAAAGCATGCTTTTCTTGCTTACCGGTTTTTCAATTCTTATGGCTAGCAAACTTCCTAGCTTGCTTTCATTTTCTGCCTTTGCTACTTTGGTAGCGTGCTTTTCTCCCAGCTTGGTGTCTGCTTTCGCTTTGCTTTGTATCGCTTTTCCTCGCGTGCTTTCTATTTGCCAGCCTGCTTTCCAGCTCGCCTGTGTGCTGGAGTTTTGTTGGCACAAATGCTTGAACAAATTGTTCGTCGCTTTTGCTTTAGCTGTGCTGCGGCCGTCGCTCGTGTCGCCAGTTGCCGCCTTGCTTGGGCTGCTTTGCATACAAGATTTGATTTGTCAGATTTCAGATTGCCATTGCGATTGGAAGTGGACACGCGGCAGTTGCCCGCCGGGCTTGCGCCAGACTAAACGAATATGCAAAGTGGGTGGGCAgctgggtggtgggtggcaaGTGGTGCACAACTAATTGATGGATGGCAAACTGCAACTCGCCCTCCGGCGCAGTGTCGCCCATTGGGTGCACTCGCGGCAGCTGTCAGATAAGTGATTCATCGAAAGCAACTCTGATTGATGGCACTTGACACTAGTCGCTAATCACTAAGGGCTATTCACTAATCAGCCCGACGCGCTAATGAGTAACTCACTGAAACCCCGAAATCACTTACTTGGTGGCATTTCCTTTGGTGGGTAAGATTCAGGGATCCTACGAGggctattttaaatattaatgaaagGAGACTAAAAGTATGCATAGAAAGATGAATACTTTGAAAAGTGTTGTTGAAAAGTGTTGCATACTCCTGGCACTGTAGTAGTATGTTCAAAAACCCCAGTTATACGTTTTTCTGTCTTattcattttatattaattcaCTTTATGTTCCTACATTCACATATGCAAGCTTCTCTGAAACATTAATTCATATTAGTAAAGTGAGTGAAAATGTTCATCAACAGGTTAAAcatattaattgaatttctcaCGGCAACACCTAAATGAATAGCTTTAAATCACGAAACTGTTTCAGCTAACGTGTTTAGTTCTAATTAACAATTCACTCATCGGGATTTCCTTGCACTTATTAACATGCCACGTAAAAATAGTGATATTGCTTATCTAACTAAATAATCTAAAGAAAACTGATTTTTACAAAGTATGTTCACGGAAAGATTATAAAGAACCAAAAAAGCTTAAGTCATTAAGGCAGGAAAACAAGTTTAAAAACAAGGAAATATATTTACCTTTCGCTTACTAAGGGCTACCAACGTGTGACTTCTTTGTATGGAGAAGACTCTTAAAAATCAGCCGATTCCAAATACTTTCTTTCTATATAGAGACAAAACTCTAATACTCCTGAGCTGCCCACATACAATCTTTATTTGCTCATAAAGTGATACTCCGAATTTTTGTGCAGAAAATAGCAGTATTTTGGTCAACAAATTGCGCTAAGCTCgtaattaaattccaaatcgattggcatttaaatttaaaaatcaaaatttggTTGAAAAAATTAGACAAACCCTGAAAAAAAATTAggtcaaaaaagaaatttttaaaaaagtgatGGGGGTCGGTAGCTCTGGTGGATAGCTCCTTATAACAGTAGGTCTTTTTGATGTGCGTTTTGATTTGACTAAATTACGACTAAAAAACGAGTGAAAACgacgtattttttgtttaaaaatgataCTCCCTCTTTTTAGAcaaaaaatatcagtattttggtcaACAAATAGCGAAAAGATGTCCAAATATGAAATGTAATACCTCGTCGAGCTCGCAATTAAATTCCGAATCGAttgtcatttaaatttaaaaaccaaaatttttaaaaattttttcgaaaaaaatgataatgataaaacCCCTGACAAAAAATGCCAAATTCGGTCAAGAAATAAATCTACCAAAAATTGATGGGGATTGATAGCCCTGGTGGATAGCTCCTTataacagtcggtctttttgatgTGCGTTTTCATTTGACTTAATTACGACTAAAAAACGAGTGAAAAAtacgtattttttgtttaaaaatgataCTCCCTCTTTTTAGAcaaaaaatatcagtattttggtcaACAAATAGCGAAAAGATGTCCAAATATGAAATGTAATACCTCGTCGAGCTCGCAATTAAATTCCGAATCGAttgtcatttaaatttaaaaaccaaaatttttaaaaattttttcgaaaaaaatgatGATACAACCCCTGGCAAAAATGGCAAATTCggtcaaaaaatgaatttccctaaaagtgatggggatcgatGGCCCTGGTTGATAGCTTCCCATAATAGTCGGTCTTTTTGTTGTGCGTTTCGATTTGACTGAATTACGACTTATTACAATTGTTCTTTTTATTGTGGCCTTCGATTTGACTACTTTACGACCTAAAATCGGACTAAAAGACATATTGTTtgaccaaaaaatatttgccaagcaaaaatttctcaaaaagAAGCTGCTCATATTAGTcgatttgaatttatttcgattaCACAGCACCTAAAGGGAGGGTTTGAAAACTATTTCGCTGAGGGATGTATAGTTGCATATAGTAAGCTAAGGATGTCAATAAAATGAACTTAAAGTCCAGCGGAGGCTAAAACTCATTGTTGCAGATCAAAAGTAGGCCTGGAACTACCGCATTGCCTACTTTCGGGCTTAAAATGGGAGTTTTGGGACTCAGCTGGGTTTTCTAGGTAGACTTCATAGATAGATAGTATGACAGTAGATAGTAGTAGATAGATAGTGTGATAATGGCATAGGCTAGACTCACTTGTGTCAAATCTAAACGAACGATGATGAACGAACGTTGTTCTTGATAATGGCAATGGCATTGGCAGTGTTGGGGTCGTtatgctgttgttgttgttactgtTGGTTTTCTCGCTGACTTGCTGTTGATGACCTTGTAGATTTTCTTCTGCTTTCTGTTGTTGCTGGGCAGCCCTTGGCCGCCCTCTCTGTTTGGAGTTTTCCCAATCGGTTTCCTCTGCGGTCTCTTTTTCCTGTGTCGTCGAACACTGAACACTGCACtttagttttatttgtttttgtttgcttttactGGTATGAAACTAGTTTTGCGTATTTACAGTAATGTGCATGGCTTGATCGCTTGCTATTGTATTGCTGCTTTAAACTGATGATGTGGGGGACAACGACAACCGAGCTCAGTGGCACGATTGATTTATTGAGTGGGTGACTgattgactgactgactgattgACTGATtgactgactggctgactgactgATAGAACCTACGTGTGAAGCCGCAACGAATCAAATGGGCAACCACTCCAATCGGGTCTCGCGATCGCAATCCTTGCGCCCAGGGTTGTTCCTGACTTGTCCGGGGTTGCCAGCTCTTTCTCTGGCCATTTGCCACCGGGTCCAATCCATGGTCTTCGTCCTGCGTTCTTCTGCGCCTTCACCGCCTTCTCAACGCCCCGGAACCGGAAACCGAGTCCGCTCACTCACCGCCGCTCGCACATCTGTCTCGCCCTCTCTGTCGCACTGCTCGCCTTGTCTCCCTTGCTCCCGTGGACGTGCGTGTGCGTGGGCGCGGGGCAACTGGAGCCacgcccccaaaaaaaaaaaaacaagtacTTTCAGCTGTCCTCATAGACACTCGACGATCTGGAAAGATATGAAGGGAACATAAGGAACACTTTAGCgaggaaaattatttttattacaaaattcatatattttctaagtCTACTGATGACAaaaatttctatttattttaaatggtattttaattatataatctTCTggcaatataatatttttcgactttatttattgattaacTACCCTGACTTATGTTCATTCAAGAGATGTTAATTCTttaagaaaatacaaaatatgcCCATTTTAGCTACAATTTTATAGGAATCAATTTCAGCACACATTCAACACGGCTTGTTTGCCTTGGATTGATGATTTTGGGAGTCCCCTTGGCGCTCTTACGATCCCCCACAGATAATCGATGAATATGAAAATTTCTAATCGCACTCAGATTTTTTGGGCACTTTCCGTGACCTATCTGAAATCAGCTGCGATGAAGTGGCGAAAGACGCTGCCAAATTACTACAGATGCTGTCCACGTCTGGGTCATTGGATGGGCTTTCCCCCCCAGCCGCCGCCCCAGATTTTCCGTCATTTTCCACTCAAGTTGGGGGCGTGGACCGCAGAATGTTTTGAGCCGTTCAAATGCAGCTCCCCTCcgctttcccgcttttcctgcGGCCCGAGAAAAGTGGGCGTGAGATGAAGAGGGAAATTTTGTGCCCAACAGCAAAAATAATGAAAGTATTTGCTTTGCTAAGCACAAAAATATGTCAAAGTAAATTTCTCTTCATTTTTTCCTCTGCCCGACCTGCTTTATATCCTTTTCCCCAACCCTCtatgtgggtgtgtgtgggggAAATGGGCGGAAAAGTCGGAGTCGGGTCGGCTGCGTTGAAATGCGTCGCACGTAGCCATGTAGcagattttctttttaatatttatacgCCCCCTCGCAACGAAAAACTGCAGCAGTTAGATACTAGCACTGCCAGTTACTTCTGGCATTACTGCTACAGCCACTGGCACTGCTCCCGGCTGTGGCTCGAACCTCTTGCGGGCTGGCCTTTTTCGGGATACCCTGTGTAGGGCTTCAGTCTGGGGATCCGACAGCTCGAACTCCCTttgataagaaaatatatttatcgcATCCCGTATAATTTGGAATGAGCCTAATATGaatctttattaaatacaCTAAATgatttaatgatgatttaatGAGCCAATAtgtcaacattttttatatatatgtattcttTTCACACGCAAATTTTAGAACTTCTTGTCCTACTACttgaatagttttaattttcaaaaatttgaaaaacttGTTACTAGTTGTTAAGTAAacgcaattaaaaaatctgtTTACTGAGCATTGTACATATACCATTCgtgaacaaaaaaatgttcaatccTACGTTGGTTAGTAACCTTTTTCGATGATTTCGTGATTTCTTTGATAATTTAATGTTAGGCCTACCATTTCCAGGGTACTTTTCCTTCGCTAGACCCGTTTCCCGCACTTTTCACGTGCTCTTTCGCGCTCGCCTCGACCCTGCTTAATGCGAACTCGTTGCGGCAGTTAAAGTTGCAGCAGCGCTGGCTGAGGCAATTGTAATTAACTTTTAGATGGCTTTTCTGAGTTTTCCCCGGCTACTTGGACGGGGtcgggaaatgggaaaactaGTGGCGCTGGCTTCTTGCAAATGAAATGCGTATTCTTGGCCTTAAGGAGCACTGGCTGCGGGCCTTTCCTCGCTTTCCCCGCCTTCCCTGCAATCGTAATGAGATCCCAGCAACACGCACAGAAATGGAAATGCGAGACAGAAATGCGCCATTCTGAGCCACTCCAAATGGGATTTCGCAGACATTCGGGCAAGTTTATTAGATCATCTCGGAATGTGTCCGGGCGCAAATTATTAAAGATTGTGTGGAAAAATAAGTTTCTCATGTTTCCAAAAAACGTTATCCACCGCCAGCCAGAGGAGAGCACTATACGGGAACCCTTCATCTGAATAGTTTTGTATACCATTGAAGAGCAAACTCAGCTTAGCCTtacacaatttaaaatatatagccCTTTTGTAAAACCTACTactggatttatttttaaaaaatgaagcTTATTAAAAGACAACATTTTACTGAAGAGCACTAAAAAGTTCTACCGAAAGAGTGGCATAACTGGCAATCGAGTgactaaattttaaatttctaggATATGACACACCTCACAATGTCCTGTTTATACAAATGTGATTTAGTTGGAGGGCTTTGAATTTATTCGTTTGTGTGTTATTTCAAGAACTCAAGCAGCACTTCTCGGCCACTGAAGGCCAGGGAAATGTGCTGCTGAATCGCATTTAAAAGCCCGCAGAACGTGAGTGTCACTCGGTGTTTTAGGCATTTTTAGGAACCGACTTCCGCAGGTCCCCCGTGTCCTCGGCCATCCTAACCCCATCAGGAAGCGCTTTGTCTTGGCGTCAATTGCCCGGAGTGCATGCTCAAGGGCAATGAGTTGCTATGATTTATGTCCCCGCCGAGCCGGAATTTACATTTGCCAGGCTTTAAAACGTATTCCGCAAACGCCCCGCGGTAGATGTCagcaggaaaaaataaataaaaggcgAGGCGCCAGAGTTAGGCTGGGCAAAGCGAAACCGAGGCAGAAAAAGACCCATATCATGCGGCTGCTGTTCCCCTACGGCTTGCGATATGATATATCACGATTACTGCTGACTATTGCTTATTTTGAAATCCCTTCCCCAGACCGCTTTCCCAGCTCCGCTTTCCCCCTGCCAAAGCCAAAAGTACATTCCTGTGCGGCTTGACAAGTAAACAAGCGAATCCATCAATCAACCGCACGTAGAAGGCACGCAAAAGTGACAATGTGGGCGCCCGTTCCTTGGGCTTGGGTTGGCCTGATCCCGGACTTCAGGACCGTCGGCGTAACCCTAAAAAAGGCGAATTCGATATGCACGAGTCGTGCGAAATGAAATTTCAGACATCACCAGCCGACAAGGGGACTGCGGGGGTTGTAAAGGAAATAACTCGAATCCTTTCTCCACGATACGCACTCACGTGTGAGTGAATGAAAATCAAGCGAGTTGTATAAATAGCAAATAGGCTTATTTTACGATCAAGTTGCCTGGGATGAGTACGCAAGTATTTAAAAGCTCgtgaaaaaccaaatatattaatgttaatattaattatcacggtgaataaatataaaagtgccTTAAAGTATGCCACTttaacttttccaaaagtgtcTTATATTAAATTGTCCGAATCCAACAGATAtattcgatttatttttacagCATTCTTTTAGAAACCTCTTAAAATGATTACAAAGTGCTTGTGAATTCTGAATGCGTCATTGTTTTGAGTAGTTTCTCCGGTATTTACAAGACCTTTCCAGACCTTTTCTCATAACTCATTTTTGAGTACTCCACAAATAACGTCCAAAATCGCCCACTTCGCCTAAAAGTTTACCTATAAAACGCTTCATTTGAGCGATATAATAGATATTACAACGTTGTAGTCGCCGCACTTGCTGCAGCAAAGAGTGCGCGTCATAAAGCCAGTGTCACTCGGTTACCCCGAACTAACCGCGATTTGTCGGGATTATTGGGGCTTGTGCTCCCAGTACTCTTCGCGGGGAGGTGGGACTCCTAAGCAGCGTCATCAATATTAAGTTACCAGTCAGAAAGCAAAGAGGACACGGTTTCCGCCACTTTTGACTGATAGACTCGTGGTGCTTTGTTCAACTTTATTATTCTTGGCAAACAGCTTCCACATTCACTATATCTTCTGGGTGCTTCCATTGTGAGCTCGGGCCTTTTTTCCCGGTCGCAGTGGCAAACTTTTTGTGGCTCgtaaattttatgaaataaaatggcAATAAAACAGCCGAAAACATGTGTATGTGGGTGGGTGTTTCTGTCCCTGTTCCAGTATATTCTGTGTATTCCGTATATTCTgcaattatttgattatttttgctCTCCGAATTTATTAGCAGGGCATCTTTGGAGTTAAGGGCTGGTTGAAGGGGAAAGCGATTGCAAATATTGAATAAATCAGATTTCACTCTCTCGTGCGTAGTTATTAGTGAGATTATGGCCGCAGAGCAGGTTGTATTTGCTCATGTCAATGGGCTCTTGCGGGCTCCACTGAAAAGTCTAAGCTGAGGTACAACACTCAGATCCCAAATCTCAGGGCCCAAAGCCTCGATAATCCCCTGGAAACTAGCCTAAGCTTCAGTACACACACGGAGACCGAAAGCGACAGGATTTTGTAAGCAAACCCACCGAAAAGAGGACCAAAAATTTGTCACACCGACTTAAGCTACTTACGGGTATAAATGCATGCAAATTCCCCAAAAAAGGACGTCCGAGTGATGCGTCGATAATGCGATTTCCATGAGCATATGCGTTTATCACATTAAAAGACAATTTGGCATATTAAAAAGGGAGCCCCGAATTGCGGATCAAAAGCACTCGGGACACAATCCTTTGCCAGGGACCTGGAAAGGCGAATGGCTGGCGAGCGGGCCCTTGGCTCCTTGGCTCCTCGGCTCTAGGACCGCGAGTCGaatcaataaaattcaaattagttTTGGGCAATCAGACGAGTTGAGCCGAGCCTACTGCCAATCGCAGTCCCATCCTGGCCCAATCATTTTGCCATCGCCATGGCAAAAAAGGATGCGCCCTTCTGGCCGAAAGTACTTGTGGCCTCTTGAAACAAAGAAAATCGGCTTCTGGCGGCGACAACAGGGCGGAAAATCCCGGGGCGGGAAAATCGGAATCGGTCGAGTTGTTATCCGGCAAATCAAATCAGAATCAAGTAATTTGCCATGATTCCTCGGCGCTGTGACCGCAAGCTCAATTAAATTACCGAAAATCCAGCGAGGACAACAGGGCGGAGACGTGGATGAAGTGGACTGGGATACACCCTATAATTTTAGTTAATGAATATGAATTGTATTTCagagtattttaaaaatattgaaaaactaTTGGAACCTTTTAGGTAAGCAGTGACACGTCTtgctaaaattataaaagactTAGACTTAAATAGGGTTTCAGTTTTGTTGGTATCAAACATAGT containing:
- the LOC108027539 gene encoding glycerol-3-phosphate acyltransferase 3, whose product is MLIQVVILSVLVWFFSFWLQCRYLEILELLFAWIAEQLAVTRRRRAREERHLLGQGLRDQDGESDTDADGDTDSQKQEKGGGAEMVLSPPIKNRLNIRVEQCCDLIAAGLGLVLEDDVTQRFVAALSPAGEWNLLTRNLRQRKRYLNWRLRIVWLLGWLTRYGILLPLRTSACWLCLFMISAITVLLSHLPDWHFKRQLVELVLRQCFRITASCLPMIRRFHNTEHRPTKGICVCNHTSPLDVLVLMCDANYSLTGQVHTGILGILQRALSRVSHHMWFDRKELADREALGLVLRLHCSSKGRPPVLLFPEGTCINNTAVMQFKKGSFAVSDVVHPVAIRYDRRFGEAFWDSTRHSMLRYMMMVVSSWCICCDVWYMAPLTRRVDESPVEFSNRVKAAIAAQANIDDLPWDGNLKRWSPVRDWQ